Proteins encoded within one genomic window of Chthonomonadales bacterium:
- a CDS encoding copper amine oxidase N-terminal domain-containing protein yields the protein MRNTLLTAAGAVALAAPALAGPQGIDVRVNGEPLRMSAAAVRERQGQVLIPLRAVIESAGGQVRWMPATDTAIATLGDQRVRVPVGGSMAGWSGGDTGRGPLAVVQNGNTLVPLWFLRSAFGASVLYNAGARTAWIDFDGQGTRSAGYRDDYGDRMAMVERRYRGAYWPENARQSGGRFGVGGYYGPNYGYGPNYGYGPYYGYPSPSYGYPNLSHDYGRYSGYGVPRVGSAGYQGWWNDAPGYATGSPPMSVYDQDTWDRGNWNPESGDGPGYTMPDRRYRSGAFDQGYESGIGGDADWREYRSHYEEPAYRRYLRDRDYQHFKKDRNAWYRDYDMFMGGQFPAYRNFARDNYSIGYDRCLRDRDYQRFLNDEDAWRKDYEAFRKDPIGQPSPSRSDLEKYRNQRDEMMAGMDWSWRNDDARHFGPDAEDFAAPAGQDGSMR from the coding sequence CGCTGTTGCCCTTGCGGCGCCGGCGCTCGCCGGGCCGCAAGGCATCGACGTGCGGGTGAACGGGGAGCCGCTACGGATGAGCGCCGCCGCCGTCCGCGAGCGCCAGGGCCAGGTGCTCATACCGCTGCGCGCAGTGATCGAGAGCGCCGGCGGCCAGGTACGCTGGATGCCCGCGACCGACACGGCCATCGCGACGCTCGGCGACCAGCGCGTGCGCGTGCCCGTCGGCGGCTCGATGGCCGGTTGGAGCGGCGGCGACACGGGCCGCGGCCCGCTCGCCGTCGTCCAGAACGGTAACACGCTCGTGCCGCTGTGGTTCCTGCGCTCGGCGTTCGGCGCCAGCGTGCTGTACAACGCTGGGGCGCGGACGGCCTGGATCGACTTCGACGGGCAGGGCACCCGGTCGGCCGGCTACCGCGATGACTACGGCGACCGCATGGCGATGGTGGAGCGGCGCTACCGTGGCGCCTACTGGCCGGAGAACGCCCGGCAGAGTGGCGGCAGGTTCGGCGTCGGCGGGTACTACGGGCCGAACTACGGGTACGGCCCGAATTACGGCTATGGACCCTACTATGGCTATCCCAGCCCGAGCTACGGCTATCCCAACCTTAGCCACGATTACGGCCGCTACAGCGGGTACGGGGTCCCGCGCGTCGGCTCGGCCGGCTACCAGGGCTGGTGGAACGATGCTCCCGGGTACGCCACTGGCTCGCCGCCGATGTCCGTCTACGACCAGGACACGTGGGATCGCGGCAACTGGAACCCGGAGTCGGGCGACGGCCCGGGCTACACCATGCCCGATCGCCGCTATCGCTCCGGCGCCTTCGACCAGGGCTACGAGTCCGGCATCGGCGGCGACGCTGACTGGCGCGAGTACCGATCGCACTATGAGGAGCCGGCCTACCGGCGCTACCTGCGCGACCGCGATTACCAGCACTTCAAGAAGGACCGCAACGCCTGGTACCGCGACTATGACATGTTCATGGGCGGCCAGTTCCCCGCATACCGCAACTTCGCCCGGGACAACTACAGCATCGGCTACGACCGCTGTCTGCGCGATCGCGACTACCAGCGGTTCCTGAATGACGAGGATGCCTGGCGCAAGGATTACGAGGCCTTCCGCAAGGACCCGATCGGCCAGCCCAGCCCCTCCCGATCCGACCTTGAGAAGTACCGCAACCAGCGGGACGAGATGATGGCCGGTATGGACTGGTCGTGGCGCAACGACGACGCGCGGCACTTCGGGCCCGACGCGGAGGACTTCGCGGCCCCGGCCGGCCAGGACGGCTCCATGCGCTGA